In Bradyrhizobium sp. 200, the sequence CATTTGAGTCATTGCTATTCCAGTCATACGGTTTGCTCCTTCCGGAAAACACGATTTGTCCTTCCGAAAACCGATACGCGCATGGCTTCGCATTGGTTTCAAAACGAGGACGTAAGCCGCGTCGCCTCGCGCTGCCGCATGCGCTCGCCGCCAATTTTCACTGTCAGCGCAAAGGGGTTCCGTGGGGCCTTACTGCCGAGGCAGGGGAGCGCATGGTCATCTGCTCCATCAGTTCCCTCGCCCATCGCTAATTACCGTAATCCGTCGCGTACGGTTTTTGAGGTGGACTCGAATGCAGCGGTGAAACAGCCGGTGAACATCTCCGTTTTTGCTGCCGAGACTCGGATCCAATCAGAAACGACACCGGCATTCCCCAATCTGCATTGGAGCTCGCCGATTTCATCGCTGGTAGGAACCCTGGTTTCCCGCCCACAATGCAGCGTCCAAGCGGCGCCTGGGTTCGAAACCGCTGCTACGGGAGGCCTGTCATGCAAGAACACATCAGCCGTCCAAACAAACCTAGCGCCATTCCATTCGATACCGCCAAGCTCGATTTGCTGATGGAAGCGGCTGGCCTCGACATCCTGGTCGCGACCTCCAAGCACAATGTCCAGTACCTGCTCGGCGCCGAACGCGCGATCTTCTTCGATTACATGGACGCGCTCGGGGTCAGTCGCTACTTGCCGGTCGTGATCTATCCAAAAGGCGTGCCTGACAAGGCGGTCTATATCGGTCACCGGTTAGAGACCCATCAGCGGGCTGTCGCGCCGCTGTGGGTTCCGCTGGTTCGCACTGAAGGAAACGGATCGGTGGACGCCATTTCGAAAGCGGTCGGCCTGATCAAGGACGCGGGCGTGCCGATGAAGCGGGTCGGCGTCGAGATGCCGTTTCTGCCGATGGACGCCGGCAAGGCCCTTTCGGATGCCCTGCCCGAAAGCGAAATCAAGGATGCGCTGCTGGTGCTCGAGCGCCTGCGCGCCGTGAAATCTCCGGCGGAATTGGCCAGGCTGAAGAAGGCATCGGAATTGGTGATCCAATCCATGGTCGAGGTCATCGAGAACCATGGGCCGGACACCACCAAGCAACAGCTTTCCGATGCGCTGAAAATTGCCGAGGTGAAGCGCGGATTGACGTTCGAGTATTGCCTACTGGCTTGCGGCGCCAGCCACAACCGGGCGCCGTCCGCCCAGCGTTGGGAGAATGGCGACGTGCTGTCGCTGGATTCAGGCGGCAACTATCACGGCTATATCGGCGACCTCGCGCGGATGGCGGTGCTGGGCGAACCGGACAGCGAGCTCAAGGACCTGCTGGCTGAAATCGAAGCCACCCAGCGGGCCGCGTTCGCAGCAGTTCGGCCGGGTGCCATGGGCGGTGAAATCTATGTCGCGGCCGAGAGGGAGCTGGCACGGTCCAGCCAGCGTGCCTGCACCGACTTTCTTGCTCACGGCATGGGGCTGGTCAGCCATGAGGCCCCCCGCCTGACGGCCAAAGGTCCCATTCCCTACGATGACCCGGACGCGCGCCGGCCATTGGAGCCAGGCATGGTGGTGTCGATCGAAACGACGATGAAGCATCCGCGCCGTGGCTTCATCAAGCTGGAGGACACAGTTGCGGTGACGGCAACAGGCCATGAGATCTTTGGCGAAGGCGGCCGAGGCTGGAACATAGGCGGGAGTGCGCAGGCGCAGTGAGGCCGTTCGGCCTCAAGGCGCTGCCACAGGCAATCAGGTTTTCTCCACGTCTCCGCCCGCCTCCAGCCAGCCCTTGAAGCCGCCGAGATTACGCACGTTGGAATAACCCATTTCCTTGAGGGTCTTGCCGACAAGCGCTGAGCGTCCACCTGAAGCACAATACGCGATCACGGTCTTGGCGCGGTCGAAGGCTTTGTCGTGCATCGCCGAGGCGGGATCGGCGCGGAACTCGACAAGACCGCGCGGCACGGCAACGGCGCCGGGCACTTTGCCCGAGGTTGCCACCTCCGCAGGTTCACGTACGTCGAGGAACAACACATCGGCCCTGCCCAGCAATCCCTTGGCTTCGTCCGGGCTGATGCGCGGCACTTCGGCCTCGGCTTCAGCCAGCATCGTTTGTACCGTTTTCATTTTGTCTCCTCCCTGGACGCCGCGTAACGCGAGGTCAATCGCGACCGCACAATTGCGGCCACGGTGTATAGCTCTTTGGATTGATTTCGTTCGACCGAAATCCTTGAGGATTCCGCCATTTTTTCGTGACACCGCTGCAGCGCGAGCACACGCCGAGCGATGTTTGTTGCGGTAGTGAAATTAGCCGTCCGTCCCGGTCAGGCCCAATTGCATCTCGGCTGGCGCCGCCGCCGAGAGCATAGCACGACGGTCAGAGAGAACAACCCGGTTACGTCCCTGCCCCTTGGCCTGATAAAGGGCAGTGTCGGCAGCGGCAACCAGCGCATCGCCTCTTGCGACATGCAGCGGCATTGCCGCAACGCCGATCGATGCGGTGATGTGGTTCAGCGGCGGGCCGTTGGGGATTGAGACTTCCATGGCACGTACCGCTTCCAGCACCGCGAGCGCGCGCGCCTGCGCCACTTCCACGCTGGCGCCCGGCAGCAACATCAGGAATTCCTCGCCGCCGAAGCGGCCGACGATGTCTGTCTTGCGGATGGTCTTCAGCAGGACCTGGCCGAGTTCGCGCAGGACGGCGTCACCGGCCTCGTGGCCATAGGTGTCGTTGATCCGCTTGAAGTGATCGACGTCGAGAATGGCGACCGCCACCGGCTCGCCGCTGCGGGCGGCACGGCCGGTCTCGCGTGTCAGCGCGTCCTCGAGAAAGCGGCGGTTGTAAAGCCCCGTAAGCTGATCGCGGATCGCCTGGCTGCGCAATTGCTCGCGCAGATCCAGATTGGCAAGTGCAAGCGACACCTGCTCGGCCAGCATGGTGGCGAGTTGATCGGTACCCTCGGCAAAGGCCGGTCCGTGGGCTTCGCGGTAGAGCAGTCCCATGAGATGGTTTTGCGCGACCAGCGGCTGACAGACATACCCGCCGCCATGTGGCTCCCGGCAAGCGGCGTGGCTGCACACAAGTCCCTGGCTGGCCGGCGAAATCGGGAATGTGGTCCCTCGCCGCAAGGCCCAGCAATCTTCCAGCGGGAACGACGTCGCAGCCGATGTCAGCTCGCCCCAATGCGGGCCGCGCGTCACGGCGTCGCGCGTTTCGTTCATCAGATAGAGCGCCCCCACCTCCTCTGGGAACAGAAAGCCGGCGTAATTCTGAACCGCTGCGAAGATTTCATTCGGCGCCTGGCAGGATTGCAGGACGCTGCTGAGTTCAGTCAACAATACGATCTCCTTGGCGCGGATTTCCGAAGCCTGGAGCAACGATGTCAGCCTTGCATTGGACTCCTGCAGCTCCCGCGCATGCTCGCGGCGCTCGGCGTCCATCAGCATGGCGTCGGTCTTGTCGCGGACCACCCAGAGGATCTCGCCGACGCCATTGCGGCTGCCGGCGGCCAATGGCTTGCCATAGACGTCGATCAGGAGGGTCGATCCGTCCTTTCGGCGCAGGTGCAGTTCGGCCTCGGTCGCCATGGCGCTGTCGCGGATCGTCGTCAGCGCTGCACCGAATGCTACGCCGTCGGCTTCCGTGGCCAGCAGGGAATCGACCGTCTTGCCCG encodes:
- a CDS encoding Xaa-Pro peptidase family protein — protein: MQEHISRPNKPSAIPFDTAKLDLLMEAAGLDILVATSKHNVQYLLGAERAIFFDYMDALGVSRYLPVVIYPKGVPDKAVYIGHRLETHQRAVAPLWVPLVRTEGNGSVDAISKAVGLIKDAGVPMKRVGVEMPFLPMDAGKALSDALPESEIKDALLVLERLRAVKSPAELARLKKASELVIQSMVEVIENHGPDTTKQQLSDALKIAEVKRGLTFEYCLLACGASHNRAPSAQRWENGDVLSLDSGGNYHGYIGDLARMAVLGEPDSELKDLLAEIEATQRAAFAAVRPGAMGGEIYVAAERELARSSQRACTDFLAHGMGLVSHEAPRLTAKGPIPYDDPDARRPLEPGMVVSIETTMKHPRRGFIKLEDTVAVTATGHEIFGEGGRGWNIGGSAQAQ
- a CDS encoding rhodanese-like domain-containing protein; this translates as MKTVQTMLAEAEAEVPRISPDEAKGLLGRADVLFLDVREPAEVATSGKVPGAVAVPRGLVEFRADPASAMHDKAFDRAKTVIAYCASGGRSALVGKTLKEMGYSNVRNLGGFKGWLEAGGDVEKT
- a CDS encoding diguanylate cyclase encodes the protein MTVLRGVLASAKGRTIVAASAILISGLAVTFAARMLSERMIAAEMQRRFSADAADIATAVGDRLRTHAEVLVSMQGLYASIGGKVDRAQFRRYIDVLDLSRRYPGFQALQSLRRVGPDGLDAFVAEMRGDNSVDAREQPEFTVRPPGKRASYNVVEFVEPMRGNEDALGFDAGANPAQLDSLRRAAETGRIVATPPVRLVQDTSGGLGFILRAPIYRIGEPAQTTSQRVAALRGFVASVYRMNDLMRGVLDPRTLQQMQVQIVDRGYAKQMAEGTVSGEPEDPSGAATLMYNSLEPNLSLVSQVAESAGVAADRSLVVGERVWRVVFSARPGSLYEVDRLVPNLVLASGVVISLLMALLAVIGLRSRQLSGNLNALDAEQRALVDNPLAGILFTEGRRILRGNRQMAELCGTSPDELPGKTVDSLLATEADGVAFGAALTTIRDSAMATEAELHLRRKDGSTLLIDVYGKPLAAGSRNGVGEILWVVRDKTDAMLMDAERREHARELQESNARLTSLLQASEIRAKEIVLLTELSSVLQSCQAPNEIFAAVQNYAGFLFPEEVGALYLMNETRDAVTRGPHWGELTSAATSFPLEDCWALRRGTTFPISPASQGLVCSHAACREPHGGGYVCQPLVAQNHLMGLLYREAHGPAFAEGTDQLATMLAEQVSLALANLDLREQLRSQAIRDQLTGLYNRRFLEDALTRETGRAARSGEPVAVAILDVDHFKRINDTYGHEAGDAVLRELGQVLLKTIRKTDIVGRFGGEEFLMLLPGASVEVAQARALAVLEAVRAMEVSIPNGPPLNHITASIGVAAMPLHVARGDALVAAADTALYQAKGQGRNRVVLSDRRAMLSAAAPAEMQLGLTGTDG